A genomic segment from Halomonas sp. TA22 encodes:
- a CDS encoding PilN domain-containing protein has protein sequence MSIEINLLPWRERARERHNRRFFVALALMVVSGVAAGGTVIAYYQDRLDTQRERNAHIQAQTASLNRDIRAIGEHEAARERMLEQIGVFTRLQVGRPQTVYVFNQLVESLEEGVHYTQLSRQGNTLRLSGLAESNRQVSNQLRSLAAASALDIPVLSEVEAEESGSRRRFSLSVTQHMPAREEAP, from the coding sequence ATGAGTATCGAGATCAATCTGCTGCCTTGGCGGGAGCGCGCCCGTGAACGGCATAACCGGCGCTTCTTCGTCGCCCTGGCGCTGATGGTGGTGTCGGGTGTCGCGGCGGGGGGCACAGTCATCGCCTACTATCAGGATCGGCTCGATACGCAGCGTGAACGCAATGCGCATATCCAGGCCCAGACCGCCAGCTTGAACCGCGACATCCGCGCCATCGGCGAACACGAGGCGGCACGCGAGCGAATGCTCGAACAGATCGGTGTCTTCACGCGCCTTCAGGTCGGGCGTCCGCAGACGGTCTACGTCTTCAACCAGCTAGTGGAGAGCCTCGAAGAGGGAGTTCACTACACTCAGCTCTCGCGACAGGGCAATACGCTGCGTCTGTCGGGGCTTGCCGAGAGCAACCGCCAGGTCTCCAATCAGCTGCGCTCGTTGGCGGCCGCCTCGGCACTCGACATCCCGGTGCTCTCTGAGGTGGAGGCCGAGGAGAGCGGCAGTCGCCGGCGTTTCAGTCTCAGCGTCACCCAACACATGCCGGCTCGGGAGGAGGCGCCATGA
- the rpmE gene encoding 50S ribosomal protein L31 — protein MKQGIHPEYKKVSAVCSCGATFDIGSTSGQDFNLDVCSQCHPFYTGKQKQATTGGRVERFNKRFGAVKRG, from the coding sequence ATGAAACAAGGTATCCATCCCGAATACAAGAAGGTGTCAGCGGTCTGCTCGTGCGGTGCGACCTTCGACATTGGCTCCACCTCCGGCCAGGATTTCAACTTGGACGTCTGCTCGCAGTGCCATCCGTTCTATACCGGCAAGCAGAAGCAGGCCACTACCGGCGGGCGCGTCGAGCGCTTCAACAAGCGCTTCGGTGCCGTCAAGCGCGGCTGA
- a CDS encoding malic enzyme-like NAD(P)-binding protein, translating into MTDAKKAALDYHAHPIPGKLSVELTKPTTSAKHLSLAYSPGVAEPCREIAKDPENAYLYTGKGNLVAVISDGSAILGLGNLGPLASKPVMEGKGVLFKKFAGINSVDIEVDAESPQAFIDTVARIADTWGGINLEDIKAPECFEIERTLIERCNIPVFHDDQHGTAIVTAAGMLNALDIAGKSIESARIVCLGGGAAAIACMKLLVACGAKAENIYMLDRKGVIHSGREDLNQYKAMFATETDRRTLDDAIDGADVFVGLSGPNLLSAEQLKKMAASPVVFACSNPDPEIHPDVANAARDDVIMATGRSDYPNQVNNVLGFPFIFRGALDVRATRINEEMKVAAVHALKDLAREPVPQEVLDAYESTNLSFGRGYIIPTPMDPRLLGAISSAVAQAAVDSGVARKPYPSHYPLTGVDQVYGD; encoded by the coding sequence ATGACTGACGCCAAAAAAGCAGCACTGGACTACCACGCTCACCCCATCCCCGGAAAGCTCTCGGTCGAGCTGACCAAGCCGACCACCTCGGCAAAGCACCTGTCGCTCGCTTACAGCCCCGGCGTTGCCGAGCCGTGCCGCGAGATCGCCAAGGATCCCGAAAATGCCTATCTCTATACTGGCAAGGGCAATCTGGTCGCGGTGATCTCCGATGGCTCGGCGATTCTCGGACTGGGCAATCTTGGTCCGCTCGCCAGCAAGCCGGTCATGGAAGGCAAGGGCGTACTGTTCAAGAAGTTCGCCGGGATCAACTCGGTGGATATCGAGGTCGATGCCGAGAGCCCGCAAGCCTTCATCGATACCGTTGCACGCATTGCCGATACCTGGGGGGGGATCAACCTCGAGGACATCAAGGCACCGGAGTGCTTCGAGATCGAGCGCACGTTGATCGAGCGCTGCAACATTCCGGTCTTTCACGACGATCAGCACGGTACCGCCATCGTGACCGCTGCCGGGATGCTCAATGCCCTCGATATCGCCGGTAAGTCCATCGAGAGTGCCAGGATCGTCTGCCTGGGGGGCGGCGCGGCGGCAATCGCCTGCATGAAGCTGCTGGTGGCCTGCGGCGCCAAGGCCGAGAACATCTACATGCTCGATCGCAAGGGAGTGATTCACAGCGGGCGTGAGGATCTCAACCAGTACAAGGCGATGTTCGCCACCGAGACCGACAGGCGCACCCTGGACGATGCCATCGATGGCGCCGATGTGTTCGTCGGGCTCTCCGGCCCCAACCTGCTGTCGGCGGAGCAGCTCAAGAAGATGGCGGCCAGTCCGGTGGTGTTCGCCTGCTCCAACCCCGACCCGGAGATCCATCCCGATGTGGCCAATGCGGCGCGCGACGACGTGATCATGGCGACCGGCCGCTCCGACTATCCGAACCAGGTCAACAACGTGCTGGGCTTCCCGTTCATCTTCCGCGGCGCCCTCGACGTACGTGCAACGCGTATCAACGAGGAGATGAAGGTGGCGGCGGTGCATGCATTGAAGGATCTGGCGCGCGAGCCGGTGCCCCAGGAGGTGCTGGACGCCTACGAGAGCACAAATCTCTCCTTCGGGCGTGGCTACATCATTCCCACGCCGATGGATCCGCGCCTGCTGGGGGCGATCTCCTCGGCGGTGGCCCAGGCGGCGGTGGATTCCGGCGTGGCGCGCAAGCCCTACCCGTCGCACTACCCGCTGACCGGCGTCGATCAGGTCTACGGTGACTGA
- a CDS encoding primosomal protein N' yields MPTPSFPSLPPRVLAIAVPTPLRRLFDYRPGSSAPAGGWQPGIRVRVPFGRREVMGIVIECRDHSDFALEALKPVSGWLDDTPLPADWLWLCHFTSRYYQHSLGDTLHQALPLLLRQGRPLEARTRERWHLTAKGQVTSADELGRARRQGELLELLRQHPRGLVTRAIIALAFTRQQLDGLVTKGLAERVEEAAVGGTTPTAGRLAEAALSLNREQSGVLAELHEGIDRYHPCLLHGVTGSGKTEVYLQLIESVIARDRQALVLVPEIGLTPQTLDRFRKRFRVPVVALHSGLSDGERLEAWLAAASGRAPIIIGTRSAIFTPLARPGAIIVDEEHDGSFKQQDGLRYHARDLAVIRAHRHGIPLVLGSATPSLESLAQARSGRYRHLRLTRRASRHGPAQLELVDLRGRPRQGGMIAPVIDAIRTTLAAGNQVLAFINRRGFAPTLACHECGWMAECTHCDARLTLHRHPPQLVCHHCDTQHALPDACPKCDSGDLRPLGAGTERAEETLATLFPDVPVYRIDRDSTRRKEALEKMLTEVRGGEPCLLVGTQMLAKGHHLPHVTLVVVINADAGLYASDFRALEQSAQLLVQVAGRAGRAEHPGRVLVQTLHSDDPHLRLLAEHGYDALAEQLLEERRAAGLPPFRFMALARFESAREADANALAASAGDALREWLAPGAGIHCLGPVPAPMERRQGRYHVQLMLSGEQRSKLHEASAWLIAWLESRREARRVRWSLDIDPQTLS; encoded by the coding sequence TTGCCCACTCCCTCTTTTCCCTCATTGCCTCCCCGGGTTCTGGCGATCGCCGTGCCGACCCCGCTGCGCCGCCTGTTCGATTACCGCCCCGGCAGCAGCGCACCCGCAGGGGGCTGGCAGCCAGGCATACGGGTACGCGTGCCGTTCGGACGCCGCGAGGTGATGGGCATCGTCATCGAGTGCCGTGATCACAGCGACTTCGCCCTGGAAGCACTCAAGCCGGTCAGCGGCTGGCTCGATGACACCCCCCTGCCCGCCGACTGGCTATGGCTCTGCCACTTCACCTCCCGCTACTACCAGCATTCGCTGGGCGACACCCTGCACCAGGCCCTGCCGCTGCTGTTGCGTCAGGGCCGTCCGCTCGAGGCGCGCACCCGGGAGCGCTGGCATCTCACTGCCAAGGGCCAGGTCACGTCCGCCGACGAGCTGGGTCGCGCGCGCCGCCAGGGGGAGTTGCTCGAGCTGCTGCGCCAGCATCCACGCGGCCTGGTCACCCGCGCCATCATCGCCCTGGCATTCACTCGCCAACAACTCGACGGCCTGGTCACCAAGGGCCTTGCCGAGCGCGTGGAGGAGGCGGCAGTTGGCGGCACCACGCCCACCGCGGGCCGCCTGGCCGAAGCGGCACTGAGCCTCAATCGCGAACAGTCCGGCGTGCTGGCCGAACTGCATGAAGGGATCGACCGCTACCACCCCTGCCTGCTGCATGGCGTCACCGGCAGTGGCAAGACCGAGGTCTACCTGCAGCTGATCGAGTCGGTCATCGCCCGTGATCGACAGGCCCTGGTGTTGGTGCCCGAGATCGGTCTCACCCCCCAGACCCTCGATCGCTTTCGCAAGCGCTTCCGGGTGCCGGTGGTGGCATTGCACTCCGGACTCTCCGATGGCGAGCGCCTGGAGGCCTGGCTGGCCGCCGCCAGCGGACGCGCGCCGATCATCATCGGCACCCGCTCGGCAATCTTCACTCCGCTGGCAAGGCCCGGCGCGATCATCGTCGACGAGGAGCACGACGGCTCTTTCAAGCAGCAGGACGGTCTGCGCTACCACGCACGCGACTTGGCGGTGATCCGTGCCCACCGGCATGGCATTCCGCTGGTGCTGGGCAGTGCCACGCCCTCGCTGGAGAGCCTTGCCCAGGCGCGCAGCGGCCGCTACCGCCACCTGCGGCTGACCCGGCGCGCCAGCCGCCATGGTCCGGCCCAGTTGGAGCTGGTCGATTTGCGCGGACGGCCGCGCCAGGGCGGCATGATCGCGCCGGTGATCGATGCCATTCGCACGACGCTTGCTGCCGGCAACCAGGTACTGGCATTCATCAACCGCCGCGGCTTCGCTCCGACGCTTGCCTGCCATGAGTGCGGCTGGATGGCGGAGTGCACCCACTGCGACGCACGGCTGACCCTGCACCGCCATCCGCCTCAGTTGGTCTGTCACCATTGCGACACCCAGCATGCCTTGCCGGACGCCTGCCCCAAGTGCGACAGTGGCGACCTGCGTCCCTTGGGAGCGGGTACCGAGCGCGCCGAGGAGACCCTTGCCACCCTGTTTCCCGACGTCCCCGTGTACCGCATCGATCGCGACAGCACCCGCCGCAAGGAGGCGCTCGAGAAGATGCTCACGGAGGTGCGAGGCGGCGAGCCCTGCTTGCTGGTCGGCACCCAGATGCTGGCCAAGGGGCATCACCTTCCCCATGTCACGCTGGTGGTGGTGATCAATGCCGATGCCGGCCTCTACGCCAGCGACTTCAGGGCGCTCGAGCAGAGCGCCCAGCTGCTGGTGCAGGTGGCCGGACGTGCCGGACGAGCCGAACACCCCGGCCGGGTGCTGGTGCAGACGTTGCATAGTGACGACCCGCACCTGCGCCTGCTCGCCGAGCACGGTTACGACGCACTCGCCGAGCAGTTGCTCGAAGAGCGCCGCGCCGCGGGCCTGCCGCCCTTCCGCTTCATGGCCCTGGCACGCTTCGAGAGCGCCCGCGAGGCCGATGCCAACGCACTGGCCGCAAGCGCCGGCGACGCATTGCGCGAGTGGCTCGCGCCGGGGGCGGGCATTCACTGCCTGGGCCCAGTACCAGCCCCCATGGAGCGACGCCAGGGGCGCTACCATGTGCAACTAATGCTGAGCGGCGAGCAACGCAGCAAGCTGCACGAAGCCAGCGCCTGGCTGATCGCCTGGCTGGAAAGCCGCCGCGAGGCGCGACGCGTACGCTGGTCGCTGGACATCGATCCGCAGACATTGAGCTGA
- a CDS encoding pilus assembly protein PilP: MRPARCLGSLLVILGMAGCADPDIAGLDRELDALRRNPGELVVPALPEVPSYQSLSYDQGDQRSPFISRLPADNPAAVSDGLAPDLQRPREPLEEYSLEALTLVGILTVANQPSALIKAPGGQVHRLRIGNHLGADNGRIVAITHHSVQLVELVNDARGGWMERTQQLALTQEHDRRR; encoded by the coding sequence ATGAGGCCAGCTCGCTGTCTGGGCTCGCTGCTGGTCATCCTCGGCATGGCGGGGTGCGCCGATCCGGATATTGCCGGGCTGGATCGCGAGCTCGACGCGCTGAGGCGCAACCCGGGTGAGTTGGTGGTTCCCGCGTTGCCGGAAGTGCCGAGTTACCAGTCGCTCAGCTACGACCAGGGCGACCAGCGCAGCCCGTTTATTTCGCGGTTGCCTGCCGATAACCCGGCCGCCGTATCCGATGGGCTTGCCCCCGACCTGCAGCGTCCCCGCGAGCCGCTGGAGGAGTACTCACTGGAGGCGCTGACACTGGTGGGCATCCTGACGGTGGCCAATCAGCCCTCGGCATTGATCAAGGCGCCAGGCGGGCAGGTGCATCGTCTGCGCATCGGTAACCACCTGGGCGCTGACAATGGACGAATCGTGGCCATTACCCACCACTCGGTGCAGCTGGTCGAACTCGTCAACGATGCCCGGGGTGGCTGGATGGAGCGCACGCAGCAGCTTGCATTGACACAAGAACATGACCGGCGCCGCTGA
- a CDS encoding penicillin-binding protein 1A translates to MKLIRTFVISLLWLVLSLSAASVLGVVGAALYFAPGLPDVRQLQDFELHTPLRIFTRDGKLIGEYGEERRIAVEFDEIPVDLVQALLSAEDANFFEHPGVDPRGLARAGVELVSSGGAIQSGGSTITMQVARNYLLTLDRTFTRKIREILLALQMEQVLTKEEIFELYVNKIFLGNRAYGIAAAAETYYDLSLSELSLAQKAMIAGLPKAPSSFNPLANPERSLIRRNWILYRMRDLGYIDQAAYEEAVQAPITARRFAAQVEVDAPYVAEMARQFAMERYGDDTYTGGYRVHTTLDSRLQPHARDALTRGLIDYDTRHGWRGAEDSGIPSSLVEAQERTERRGLEEELSESPEVMETARQAAQSSQTRVEGIDGDVSNWLRMLERTPGFGPLQPAIVVESEGREMRVLDRNGELITLDWAGLSWAREYRSAFSRGPEPSSAAQIASRGDLVRILQHEEGSWRLSQRPDAEGSIVVLDPDTGAILALQGGFSFNASKFNRATQAQRQSGSIFKPFVFLAGLQDGMSAATVINDAPVVVQDGSNDIWRPVNSGGDFLGPTRLRVALAQSRNLVTVRILQSLGLDNTIEFLKGFGFSEGRLPHGLSLALGSASLTPVEMTNAYAVLANGGFQVSPWFVERVTRGNDDNVIDEALPRVACRECTEGATEVEIDGKRYPLAERVADPASVYILRTMLRDVIESGTGRAALEIGRRDIVGKTGTTNEQRDAWFAGYNDNLVATVWIGKDNNESTGEYGGRAALPIWIDFMRNALEGTPEAMPETPAGIVQARIDPNTGRRLHSDQPGGITEMFHPDYLPDYQPRSVSRELEDSSGSQGTGTYEAIF, encoded by the coding sequence ATGAAGTTGATTAGAACCTTTGTCATCTCCTTGCTCTGGCTGGTGCTCTCCTTGAGCGCCGCGAGCGTGCTTGGCGTGGTGGGTGCCGCGCTCTATTTTGCGCCGGGGCTGCCCGACGTTCGCCAGTTGCAGGATTTCGAGCTGCATACGCCTCTGCGCATCTTCACCCGTGACGGCAAATTGATCGGCGAGTATGGCGAGGAGCGACGCATCGCCGTGGAGTTCGACGAGATCCCGGTGGATCTGGTTCAAGCCCTGCTATCCGCCGAGGACGCCAACTTCTTCGAGCATCCCGGCGTCGACCCCCGCGGCCTGGCTCGTGCCGGCGTGGAGCTAGTCTCAAGCGGTGGCGCCATTCAGTCCGGCGGCAGCACCATCACCATGCAGGTGGCGCGTAACTATCTGTTGACGCTCGACCGCACGTTCACCCGCAAGATCCGCGAGATCCTGTTGGCGCTGCAGATGGAGCAGGTGTTGACCAAGGAGGAGATCTTCGAGCTCTACGTCAACAAGATCTTCCTGGGCAATCGCGCCTACGGGATCGCGGCGGCGGCGGAGACTTACTACGACCTGTCCCTGAGCGAGCTGAGCCTGGCACAGAAAGCGATGATCGCCGGCCTGCCCAAGGCCCCCTCCTCCTTCAACCCGCTGGCCAATCCGGAGCGCTCGTTGATTCGCCGCAACTGGATTCTCTACCGCATGCGCGACCTGGGCTACATCGATCAGGCCGCTTATGAAGAGGCGGTCCAGGCCCCGATCACGGCCCGCCGCTTCGCCGCTCAGGTGGAAGTCGATGCGCCCTACGTCGCGGAAATGGCACGCCAGTTCGCCATGGAGCGCTATGGTGACGACACCTATACCGGCGGCTACCGCGTCCACACCACCCTCGACAGCCGCCTGCAGCCCCATGCGCGCGACGCGCTCACGCGCGGCCTGATCGATTACGACACCCGCCACGGCTGGCGCGGAGCGGAGGATAGCGGCATCCCCTCGAGCCTGGTCGAGGCGCAGGAGCGCACCGAACGACGCGGCCTGGAGGAGGAGCTCTCCGAGTCACCCGAAGTCATGGAGACGGCGCGCCAGGCGGCACAGAGCAGCCAGACCCGAGTCGAAGGCATCGACGGTGACGTCAGCAATTGGCTGCGTATGCTCGAGCGCACGCCAGGCTTTGGCCCCCTGCAGCCGGCGATCGTGGTGGAGAGCGAAGGGCGTGAGATGCGCGTGCTCGACCGCAACGGCGAGCTCATCACCCTCGACTGGGCAGGCCTGAGCTGGGCGCGCGAGTATCGCAGCGCCTTCAGTCGCGGGCCCGAGCCGAGCTCGGCGGCTCAGATTGCCAGCCGTGGCGATCTGGTGCGCATCCTGCAGCATGAAGAGGGTAGCTGGCGTCTCTCCCAGCGCCCCGATGCCGAAGGCTCGATCGTCGTGCTCGACCCCGATACGGGCGCCATTCTCGCCCTGCAGGGCGGCTTCAGCTTCAATGCCAGCAAGTTCAACCGCGCCACCCAGGCACAACGCCAGTCGGGCTCGATCTTCAAGCCCTTCGTCTTCCTGGCGGGCCTGCAGGATGGCATGAGTGCGGCCACTGTTATCAATGATGCGCCAGTAGTGGTGCAGGATGGCAGCAACGACATCTGGCGTCCGGTCAACTCCGGCGGCGACTTCCTCGGTCCGACCCGCCTGCGCGTGGCGCTGGCACAGTCGCGCAACCTGGTCACCGTGCGCATCCTGCAGAGCCTGGGGCTGGATAACACCATCGAGTTCCTCAAAGGCTTCGGCTTCTCCGAGGGTCGTCTGCCCCACGGGCTGTCGCTGGCCCTCGGTAGCGCCTCGCTGACACCGGTCGAAATGACCAACGCCTATGCAGTGCTGGCCAACGGCGGATTTCAGGTATCGCCCTGGTTCGTCGAGCGCGTCACGCGTGGCAATGACGACAATGTGATCGACGAGGCGCTGCCCCGGGTGGCTTGCCGCGAATGCACCGAAGGAGCCACCGAGGTCGAGATCGACGGCAAGCGCTACCCGTTGGCCGAGCGCGTCGCCGATCCCGCTTCCGTCTATATCCTGCGCACCATGTTGCGTGACGTGATCGAGAGCGGCACCGGCCGCGCCGCGCTCGAGATCGGTCGTCGCGACATCGTCGGCAAGACCGGCACCACCAACGAGCAGCGTGACGCCTGGTTTGCCGGCTACAATGACAACCTCGTGGCCACCGTATGGATCGGCAAGGACAACAACGAATCCACTGGCGAATATGGGGGTCGTGCCGCCCTGCCGATCTGGATCGACTTCATGCGTAACGCGCTGGAGGGCACGCCGGAAGCGATGCCGGAGACTCCCGCCGGAATCGTGCAGGCTCGCATCGACCCCAATACCGGGCGTCGCCTGCACAGCGATCAACCAGGCGGGATTACCGAGATGTTCCATCCCGACTACTTGCCCGACTACCAGCCTCGCAGCGTCAGCCGTGAGCTGGAAGACAGCAGCGGCTCGCAGGGTACCGGCACCTACGAAGCGATCTTCTAA
- a CDS encoding type 4a pilus biogenesis protein PilO, with protein MNVSGEWRRLRELDWRELDIKEAGGWPWSLQLACCLLAAGLAFAGMHWYLAAPKAGELAIAERQERELLSDYRSKAAQAANLPTMREQAEELDNRLQFLLKMLPTGAEIPSLIDNISETAIDNQLTIDVIRLRTPVEREFYIEQPFDIQVQGDYHRIAAFLAGVAGLPRIVTQHDFTLAPAGPGQLRLSMLASTYSYHTDTEVLP; from the coding sequence ATGAACGTCTCGGGCGAGTGGCGGCGACTGCGCGAGCTGGATTGGCGGGAGCTCGACATAAAGGAGGCGGGGGGCTGGCCCTGGTCGCTGCAGCTGGCCTGTTGTTTGCTGGCAGCGGGCCTGGCTTTCGCCGGCATGCACTGGTATCTGGCCGCACCCAAGGCCGGGGAGCTGGCCATTGCCGAGCGCCAAGAGCGTGAGCTTCTGAGCGATTACCGCAGCAAGGCGGCGCAGGCGGCCAATCTGCCGACCATGCGCGAGCAGGCGGAGGAGCTCGACAACCGTTTGCAATTCCTGCTCAAGATGTTGCCTACCGGGGCCGAAATACCTTCATTGATAGACAATATCAGCGAGACGGCCATCGACAATCAGCTGACCATCGACGTGATACGCCTGCGTACTCCGGTGGAGCGGGAGTTCTACATCGAGCAGCCCTTCGATATCCAGGTGCAGGGCGACTATCACCGCATCGCCGCCTTCCTGGCCGGCGTGGCGGGGCTACCGCGGATCGTGACGCAGCATGACTTCACCCTGGCGCCGGCGGGTCCAGGCCAGCTGCGTCTGTCGATGCTGGCAAGTACCTATAGCTACCACACCGACACCGAGGTGTTGCCATGA
- a CDS encoding YdiY family protein, with amino-acid sequence MPRQLPVWLAGWVIALVPLAALGRPFYSPPAPAEDAAIFSGNAELGYTRLSGNTDSQTLIAKGNLTWLTGRWTHSLRGEVRHVANNEGTTAERYLGSLRERYELEGPHYLFGFARWERDRFSGYDRQLTAIGGYGRQVIDTDSQQLSLEAGPGYRHDVVRDDDNEDQAVAYGALDYRWEFSPIASLAQQLSVEATDDNITSRSYSALTARLNSRLALRLSHEIRHDSQPPDTADYSTDHTTSASLVYNW; translated from the coding sequence ATGCCGCGTCAATTGCCGGTCTGGCTGGCTGGATGGGTAATCGCCTTGGTGCCCCTGGCAGCGCTTGGTCGGCCTTTCTATTCGCCACCCGCGCCCGCCGAGGACGCTGCCATCTTCAGCGGCAATGCCGAGCTCGGCTACACGCGCCTGTCAGGCAATACCGACAGCCAGACGCTGATCGCCAAGGGCAACCTGACTTGGTTGACGGGCCGCTGGACGCACAGCCTGCGCGGCGAAGTCCGCCATGTCGCGAACAACGAGGGTACCACTGCCGAACGCTATCTGGGTTCGCTCCGCGAGCGCTACGAGCTCGAAGGTCCCCACTACCTGTTCGGCTTCGCACGCTGGGAGCGCGACCGCTTCAGCGGTTACGACCGTCAGCTCACCGCCATCGGCGGCTATGGGCGCCAGGTGATCGATACCGACTCCCAGCAGCTCTCCCTGGAGGCGGGCCCCGGCTATCGACACGATGTCGTGCGCGATGACGATAACGAGGACCAGGCGGTCGCCTATGGTGCGCTGGACTACCGCTGGGAATTCTCGCCCATCGCCTCGCTGGCCCAGCAACTCTCGGTGGAGGCGACTGACGACAACATCACCTCGCGCTCCTACTCGGCTCTCACCGCCCGTCTCAACTCCCGGCTCGCGCTGCGCCTTTCCCATGAGATTCGCCACGATTCGCAACCCCCGGATACCGCCGATTACAGCACCGACCACACCACCAGCGCCTCGCTAGTCTACAACTGGTAG
- the pilM gene encoding type IV pilus assembly protein PilM, giving the protein MRLKRSGAGWIGVDITSATVKLIELKRTASQYQVDSYAVRPLREGAVIERRIRDMDAVVEALKRAVEQARLTSRRACAAVPASATITKTLTFPASLNDDEIAARIQLESDKHIPFPFSEVAFDFQRLGLNARYGDQQDVLLVACRQRDVSQLTEALLQAGLEPAAVDVETFAMERAFAELRQQLPGPESDDCAALIDLGANMNAFHVLSHGRITYSRDTVFGGRQLTEDIRSRYGLSYEEAGLAKKRGGLPDDYVAQVLTPFLDTVVQQVGHSLQLYYTAGRKHEVKRLILAGGSSVIPGLSERLASDSGMEVVIANPFLGMKVNSRIDIHTLSDDAPAMLTACGLAMRGRK; this is encoded by the coding sequence GTGCGATTGAAGCGCTCCGGCGCCGGATGGATCGGTGTCGACATCACGTCGGCGACGGTCAAATTGATCGAGCTCAAACGCACGGCTTCCCAATATCAGGTGGATAGCTATGCCGTGCGGCCCCTTCGCGAAGGCGCCGTTATCGAGCGCCGTATCCGCGATATGGACGCCGTGGTCGAAGCGCTCAAGCGCGCCGTCGAGCAGGCGCGCCTGACCTCTCGCCGCGCCTGCGCGGCGGTACCCGCCAGTGCCACCATTACCAAGACCCTCACCTTTCCTGCCTCGCTCAACGATGACGAGATCGCCGCACGCATTCAACTTGAGTCCGACAAGCATATTCCATTTCCGTTCAGTGAGGTGGCCTTCGATTTTCAGCGACTGGGACTGAATGCGCGCTATGGCGATCAGCAGGATGTGCTGCTGGTCGCCTGTCGCCAGCGGGATGTCTCCCAACTGACCGAGGCCCTGCTCCAGGCCGGACTGGAACCGGCAGCGGTGGATGTCGAAACCTTCGCCATGGAGCGTGCCTTCGCCGAACTGCGCCAGCAGCTCCCCGGGCCCGAGAGTGACGACTGCGCGGCGCTGATCGACCTTGGTGCCAACATGAACGCCTTCCATGTGTTGAGTCATGGGCGCATCACCTACAGCCGCGACACGGTATTCGGTGGCCGGCAACTGACCGAGGATATCCGTAGTCGCTACGGTCTCAGTTACGAAGAGGCGGGGCTAGCCAAGAAGCGCGGAGGCTTGCCGGATGACTACGTTGCCCAGGTGTTGACGCCCTTTCTCGATACCGTGGTACAGCAGGTGGGACACTCGCTGCAGCTCTACTACACCGCTGGACGCAAGCATGAGGTCAAGCGGCTGATCCTGGCTGGTGGCTCCAGTGTGATTCCTGGCCTCAGCGAGCGGCTGGCCAGCGACAGCGGCATGGAGGTGGTGATCGCCAACCCCTTCTTGGGCATGAAGGTCAACTCGCGTATCGACATCCATACCCTCTCCGATGATGCGCCAGCCATGCTGACTGCCTGCGGACTGGCGATGCGGGGGCGCAAATGA